A section of the Streptomyces sp. CG1 genome encodes:
- a CDS encoding YDG/SRA domain-containing protein — MGERVIGHIEDVVPGAVFPRRTDVLRAKLHGDMQRGISRLRDADGSYVSDAIVLNGGYEDDQDEWVRVKYTGASPTKDKSEDGKRLIRSQSWEYRDNAALKLSFDRTYPIRIIRGPDGDERYSLPDSYRYDGLYAITAIRTAVSASPAPDGSPIEICQFDLERLPTPDQELTSAERKLASLLVRQQELMREEAEELDAGQTEREWSNVEKFPATRATSVQRIVRDAAAARRVKELYRHECQVCGVRLMGSDGKPYSEGAHIKPLGNPHNGPDVERNILCLCPNCHVRLDIGALVIDEDWSIIVRAGVFGENVRAKLNRHKMHKVHEEYVSYHRDWWRRHGGPGQP, encoded by the coding sequence ATGGGAGAGCGAGTCATCGGTCACATAGAAGACGTAGTTCCGGGAGCGGTCTTCCCGCGGCGGACGGATGTGCTGCGAGCCAAGCTGCATGGCGACATGCAACGGGGTATCTCTCGCCTGAGAGACGCCGACGGTAGCTACGTTTCGGACGCGATCGTCTTGAACGGTGGTTACGAAGACGACCAGGATGAATGGGTCCGGGTCAAGTACACGGGCGCTTCCCCAACTAAAGACAAGAGCGAGGACGGTAAGAGGCTCATACGGAGCCAGTCTTGGGAGTACCGAGATAACGCGGCTCTCAAACTCAGCTTCGATCGAACCTACCCCATACGCATTATCCGCGGTCCCGATGGTGATGAGCGGTACTCTTTGCCTGACAGCTACAGGTACGACGGGTTGTATGCGATCACCGCGATTCGTACGGCCGTCTCTGCGTCGCCGGCTCCGGATGGCTCGCCCATAGAGATATGCCAGTTTGATTTGGAGCGGCTACCTACTCCCGACCAGGAGTTGACTTCCGCCGAGCGCAAGCTTGCCTCACTGCTGGTGCGTCAGCAAGAGTTGATGAGAGAAGAAGCGGAAGAACTTGACGCTGGTCAGACTGAGCGTGAGTGGTCGAACGTCGAAAAGTTCCCCGCGACACGTGCCACATCCGTTCAGCGTATTGTGCGCGATGCTGCTGCAGCGCGTCGTGTCAAGGAGCTTTACCGGCACGAGTGTCAAGTGTGTGGCGTGCGCTTGATGGGGTCAGATGGAAAGCCCTATAGCGAGGGCGCTCATATAAAGCCGCTGGGTAATCCGCATAATGGACCGGACGTGGAGAGGAACATCCTGTGCCTCTGCCCTAATTGCCACGTGCGCCTTGACATCGGTGCCCTCGTTATCGACGAGGATTGGTCGATCATTGTCCGTGCTGGCGTGTTCGGTGAAAACGTGAGAGCGAAGCTGAACCGCCACAAGATGCATAAAGTGCACGAAGAGTATGTGAGTTACCACCGAGATTGGTGGCGACGGCACGGTGGCCCTGGCCAGCCGTAG
- a CDS encoding transcriptional regulator, translating into MAEALTQHAEDIGMRGLSIGVRQVRRWESDSPPWPQPDCQRVLVHLLGQSMETLGFTPPWGADGSQRTELTRRGVVAGGTAALGVASLSRRAAAAPQPATAGSDFQAVTRSHRRLYWSVAPPQLHPAVVAHARLGCALLPDTLGSTRRTVAAALAETYLLAGRIEFFDLREPSSANATLLLALQAAGEAGDPLLGSAILAHMAFVPGWVADRDGALERMTAARTYARRTSASAEFLAWLDAVEAECETRCGNTRTALHLIGHAEDVLAVGNEHASPEWMDWFSPARLAAFKGNTQMIAGHLPQARESLLQALAAMTPAEDKQRSVIYGDLAAAEAASGNPEQACEYAGKALDQLAATWYATGMDRVREVRRALAPYQHERCVRDLDDRLYDWSTTLSALSR; encoded by the coding sequence TTGGCAGAGGCTCTGACCCAGCACGCCGAAGACATCGGCATGCGAGGGCTTTCGATCGGAGTAAGACAGGTTCGCCGCTGGGAGTCGGACAGTCCGCCCTGGCCGCAGCCGGACTGCCAGCGGGTGCTGGTTCACCTGTTGGGACAAAGCATGGAGACACTCGGATTCACGCCTCCGTGGGGCGCTGATGGCTCGCAGCGCACGGAGCTCACGCGACGCGGTGTGGTGGCCGGGGGCACGGCTGCTTTGGGTGTGGCGTCCCTGTCGCGTCGAGCCGCTGCGGCGCCGCAACCCGCAACGGCCGGCTCCGACTTCCAGGCGGTCACTCGGTCTCACCGGAGGCTTTACTGGTCCGTCGCGCCACCCCAACTCCACCCGGCTGTTGTCGCTCATGCGCGGCTAGGTTGCGCATTGCTCCCGGACACCTTGGGCTCGACGCGTCGAACGGTCGCGGCCGCACTGGCAGAGACCTACCTCCTGGCGGGCCGGATCGAGTTCTTCGACCTCCGCGAACCAAGTTCAGCGAACGCCACCCTCCTCCTGGCGCTGCAAGCTGCGGGCGAGGCCGGTGATCCGCTGCTCGGCTCGGCAATCCTCGCGCACATGGCATTCGTCCCCGGCTGGGTGGCAGACCGTGACGGAGCCCTGGAGAGGATGACCGCAGCTCGCACCTACGCCCGACGCACCTCGGCATCAGCCGAATTCCTCGCGTGGCTCGACGCGGTGGAAGCCGAATGTGAAACCCGGTGCGGGAACACGCGCACCGCACTGCACCTCATCGGGCACGCCGAGGACGTTCTGGCGGTTGGCAACGAACACGCGTCACCGGAGTGGATGGACTGGTTCTCTCCGGCCCGTCTGGCCGCCTTCAAGGGAAACACGCAGATGATCGCGGGCCACCTCCCGCAGGCCCGCGAGAGCCTGCTCCAGGCCCTGGCCGCGATGACACCCGCCGAGGACAAGCAGCGCTCGGTGATCTACGGCGACTTGGCGGCGGCGGAAGCCGCGTCGGGTAATCCGGAGCAGGCCTGCGAGTATGCGGGTAAGGCTCTGGATCAGCTAGCCGCCACCTGGTACGCCACCGGCATGGACCGAGTACGCGAGGTCCGCCGCGCGCTCGCGCCCTACCAACACGAGCGCTGTGTACGTGACCTTGACGACAGGTTGTACGACTGGTCGACGACGCTCAGCGCGCTGAGTCGTTGA
- a CDS encoding GlxA family transcriptional regulator: MHTVAVLALDGVVPFDLSAPIDTFGWARLPDGREPYRVRVCSVREEVSAGAFAVRAPYGLDALAEADTIVLPGVAELPEELPPGVAEALHAAARNGTRIASICVGAFLFAATGLLDGLRATTHWVAAARLAELHPKVTVDPNVLYVDNGQFLTSAGAAAALDMCLHMIRRDFGSAVAAHAARMSVMPLEREGGQAQFIVHDLPSAPSGATLEPLLHWLEDHSDRDLTVDEIAAQAGMSTRTLNRRFREQTGTTPLQWLHRARVRRAQHLLETTPYPVERIAIQTGFGSPTAFRERFRRVVGTSPQAYRRAFRAGAL; this comes from the coding sequence ATGCACACCGTGGCCGTACTGGCGCTGGACGGCGTCGTCCCGTTCGACCTCTCCGCCCCCATCGACACCTTCGGCTGGGCCCGGCTGCCGGACGGCCGGGAGCCGTACCGGGTGCGGGTGTGCTCGGTGCGGGAGGAGGTGAGCGCGGGTGCCTTCGCGGTGCGGGCGCCGTACGGCCTGGACGCGCTGGCGGAGGCGGACACGATCGTCCTGCCGGGTGTGGCGGAGCTGCCGGAGGAACTGCCGCCGGGTGTCGCCGAGGCACTGCACGCGGCGGCACGCAACGGCACCCGCATCGCCTCGATCTGTGTGGGTGCGTTCCTGTTCGCGGCGACGGGCCTGCTGGACGGCCTGCGGGCGACGACGCACTGGGTCGCGGCGGCCCGGCTGGCGGAGCTGCACCCGAAGGTGACCGTCGACCCGAACGTCCTCTACGTCGACAACGGCCAGTTCCTGACCTCGGCGGGCGCGGCGGCGGCGCTGGACATGTGCCTGCACATGATCCGCAGGGACTTCGGCTCGGCGGTCGCGGCGCACGCGGCCCGGATGTCCGTGATGCCGCTGGAACGGGAGGGCGGGCAGGCCCAGTTCATCGTCCACGACCTGCCCTCGGCGCCTTCGGGTGCCACCTTGGAGCCCCTGCTGCACTGGCTGGAGGACCACAGCGACCGCGATCTGACGGTCGACGAGATCGCGGCCCAGGCGGGCATGAGCACCCGCACCCTCAACCGCCGTTTCCGCGAACAGACGGGTACGACTCCCCTGCAGTGGCTGCACCGGGCGAGGGTACGGCGGGCCCAACACCTGCTGGAGACCACGCCGTACCCCGTGGAGCGCATCGCGATCCAGACGGGCTTCGGCTCGCCCACGGCCTTCAGGGAACGCTTCCGGAGGGTGGTGGGCACGAGCCCGCAGGCGTATCGGAGGGCGTTCAGGGCGGGGGCGCTGTAG
- a CDS encoding DUF397 domain-containing protein, with translation MLDGTKLYGIDISGASFVKACGGPCTEGCVTLARIGDDAWALGDSKRPAMEPLRFTTEELAVAGIDPARFGLSV, from the coding sequence ATGCTGGACGGAACCAAGTTGTACGGGATCGACATCAGCGGAGCCTCCTTCGTGAAGGCGTGTGGAGGGCCCTGTACCGAGGGGTGCGTGACGCTCGCCCGGATCGGGGACGACGCCTGGGCGCTGGGAGACAGCAAGCGGCCGGCGATGGAGCCGTTGCGGTTCACGACGGAGGAGTTGGCCGTGGCCGGTATCGATCCGGCGAGGTTCGGGCTGTCCGTCTGA
- a CDS encoding DUF445 domain-containing protein, with product MTAFTPADEERRRGVRRMKLTATGLLLLVALVYVLAKFAGHQGAGPWAGYVAAAAEAGMVGALADWFAVTALFRHPLGLPIPHTAIIPTKKDQLGVSLGEFVGENFLSQDVVRQRLRAVGIGSRLGAWLAEPEHADRVTAELATALRGALTVLRDSDVQAVVTEAVTRRANTQEIAPGLGKLLEGIVADGGHRRVVDLVVTRAHDWLVLHRDEVMVAVEGGAPGWTPRFVDRKVGERVYKELLRFCAEMRDMPAHPARGALDRFLTDFASDLQSDTDTRARVERLKGEVLGRGEVQDLIASAWTAVRSMIVAAAEDERSELRLRVRAALLSLGARMASEPKVQEKVDSWVEGAAVHVVTTYRKEITSLITDTVAGWDAEHTTRKIEAHIGRDLQFIRINGTVVGSLAGLLIYVVTRTLGA from the coding sequence ATGACGGCCTTCACCCCGGCCGACGAGGAGCGCCGGCGCGGGGTGCGCCGTATGAAGCTCACGGCGACGGGGCTGCTGTTGTTGGTGGCGCTGGTCTATGTGCTGGCCAAGTTCGCCGGGCACCAGGGTGCCGGGCCCTGGGCCGGTTATGTGGCGGCGGCCGCCGAGGCCGGCATGGTCGGCGCCCTCGCCGACTGGTTCGCGGTCACCGCGCTCTTCCGGCATCCGCTCGGGCTGCCCATTCCGCACACCGCGATCATCCCCACCAAGAAGGACCAGCTGGGCGTCTCGCTAGGCGAGTTCGTCGGCGAGAACTTCCTCTCCCAGGACGTCGTACGGCAGCGGTTGCGCGCGGTCGGTATCGGTAGCCGGCTCGGGGCCTGGCTGGCCGAGCCGGAGCACGCGGACCGGGTGACGGCGGAGCTGGCGACGGCGCTGCGGGGCGCGCTGACGGTGCTGCGGGACTCGGATGTGCAGGCGGTGGTGACCGAGGCGGTCACCCGGCGGGCGAACACCCAGGAGATCGCCCCGGGCCTGGGCAAGCTGCTGGAGGGGATCGTCGCTGACGGTGGGCACCGGCGGGTGGTGGACCTGGTGGTGACCCGGGCGCACGACTGGCTGGTGCTGCACCGGGACGAGGTGATGGTGGCCGTGGAGGGCGGTGCGCCGGGCTGGACCCCGAGATTCGTGGACCGGAAGGTCGGTGAGCGTGTCTACAAGGAGCTGCTGCGTTTCTGTGCCGAGATGCGGGACATGCCCGCGCATCCGGCGCGGGGCGCGCTGGATCGCTTCCTCACGGACTTCGCCTCGGACCTGCAGTCCGACACGGACACCCGGGCGCGGGTGGAGCGGCTCAAGGGTGAGGTGCTGGGCCGTGGCGAGGTGCAGGATCTGATCGCGTCGGCCTGGACGGCCGTACGGTCCATGATCGTGGCGGCGGCGGAGGACGAGCGGAGCGAGCTTCGGCTGCGGGTGCGGGCCGCGCTGCTGTCGCTGGGTGCGCGGATGGCGTCCGAGCCGAAGGTGCAGGAGAAGGTCGACAGTTGGGTCGAGGGTGCGGCGGTGCACGTCGTGACGACGTACCGCAAGGAGATCACGTCTCTGATCACCGACACCGTGGCGGGTTGGGACGCCGAGCACACGACCCGGAAGATCGAGGCTCATATCGGCCGTGACCTGCAGTTCATCCGGATCAATGGCACGGTGGTGGGCTCGCTGGCGGGGCTGTTGATCTATGTGGTGACGCGCACGCTGGGGGCGTGA
- a CDS encoding HAD family hydrolase, whose translation MIRAVVFDVGECLVDETREYGTWADWLGVPRHTFHAMFGAVIAQGRDYREVFQEFRPGFDLYAEREKRAAAGRSETFGEEDLYSDVRPALAQLRAAGLWLGIAGNQTVRAGRILRELFSRDVDLIGTSDDWGASKPDLAFFKRVAEAVPFDVGEILYVGDRCDNDIRPAHEAGMHTALVHRGPWATIQWKSPEPSELPTFRVESLLELPVLIAKFNDSAR comes from the coding sequence ATGATTCGCGCAGTCGTCTTCGACGTAGGTGAGTGCCTGGTAGACGAGACCCGGGAGTACGGGACCTGGGCCGACTGGCTGGGGGTGCCGCGGCACACCTTCCATGCGATGTTCGGGGCCGTGATCGCTCAGGGGCGGGACTACCGGGAGGTCTTCCAGGAGTTTCGGCCGGGGTTCGACCTGTACGCGGAGCGGGAGAAGAGGGCCGCCGCGGGACGGTCGGAGACGTTCGGAGAAGAGGATCTCTACAGCGATGTCCGCCCAGCTCTCGCCCAGCTCCGGGCGGCGGGGCTGTGGCTCGGCATCGCCGGGAACCAGACCGTGCGGGCCGGGCGGATACTGCGTGAGCTGTTCTCACGCGATGTGGACCTGATCGGCACCTCCGACGACTGGGGCGCCAGCAAGCCGGACCTCGCGTTCTTCAAGCGGGTCGCCGAGGCGGTGCCGTTCGACGTCGGAGAGATCCTTTACGTCGGGGATCGCTGCGACAACGACATCCGCCCGGCACACGAGGCAGGTATGCACACGGCGCTAGTGCATCGCGGGCCCTGGGCGACCATCCAGTGGAAGTCCCCTGAGCCTAGCGAGTTGCCTACGTTCCGGGTGGAGAGTCTCCTGGAACTGCCGGTGCTGATCGCCAAGTTCAACGACTCAGCGCGCTGA
- a CDS encoding SGNH/GDSL hydrolase family protein, translating to MTRRQGYAVLSALIALVVAVSAAIYLTVATDHGTVRSALTDDRPHHDSSAAPASTGTWVGAWSASPAGGEPGTETTGLAGRSVRNLVHTSTGGTSARITLSNLYGQTPLPLTHASIALSAGDGTAAAAPGSMRRLTFNGATSVVIPAGEQAVSDAVRLTVPHDSDVLITTYSPTPSGPVTYHPHAQQISYVADGDATEDATGAPYTEQTPYWRYLTSLDVLSNEADGTVVVFGDSITDGITSTTGANHRWPDLLADRLRSAVESGHRLPRYSIVNEGISGNQILADGLGRPAENQSGLGRFDRDALSHPGVKAVVIDLGVNDILRNPQLADPNSIITGLRTLVRDAHARGLKVIGATLTPFQGHRGYTPAREAVRRQVNAQIRSSGVYDAVVDFDKALRDPYDPRRLRPDYDSGDHIHPSDRGYSRMAEVFDLSMLNGAGQAEL from the coding sequence GTGACCAGGCGACAGGGCTATGCGGTACTGAGCGCGCTCATCGCGCTGGTCGTGGCCGTCTCCGCCGCGATCTACCTCACCGTGGCCACCGACCACGGCACCGTACGCAGCGCCCTCACCGACGACCGCCCCCACCACGACTCCTCCGCCGCCCCCGCCTCGACCGGCACCTGGGTCGGCGCCTGGTCCGCCTCCCCGGCCGGCGGCGAGCCCGGCACCGAAACCACGGGACTCGCGGGCCGCTCGGTGCGCAACCTCGTGCACACGAGCACCGGTGGTACGAGCGCCCGGATCACGCTGTCCAACCTCTACGGCCAGACTCCACTGCCCCTCACACACGCCTCGATCGCACTGTCCGCGGGCGACGGCACCGCCGCGGCCGCCCCGGGCTCGATGCGCCGCCTCACCTTCAACGGCGCCACCAGCGTCGTCATCCCGGCCGGCGAACAGGCCGTCAGCGACGCCGTACGCCTCACCGTCCCACACGACAGCGACGTCCTGATCACCACCTACTCCCCAACCCCCTCCGGCCCGGTCACCTACCACCCGCACGCCCAGCAGATCTCCTACGTCGCCGACGGCGACGCGACCGAGGACGCCACCGGCGCCCCGTACACCGAACAGACGCCGTACTGGCGCTACTTGACCTCCCTGGACGTCCTCAGCAACGAAGCCGACGGCACAGTCGTCGTGTTCGGAGACTCCATCACCGACGGCATAACGTCCACCACCGGCGCCAACCACCGCTGGCCGGACCTCCTCGCCGACCGGCTGCGCAGCGCCGTCGAGAGCGGACACCGGCTGCCGCGCTACAGCATCGTGAACGAGGGCATCAGCGGCAACCAGATCCTCGCCGACGGACTCGGCCGGCCCGCCGAGAACCAGAGCGGACTCGGCCGCTTCGACCGGGACGCACTCTCCCATCCCGGCGTCAAGGCCGTCGTCATCGACCTCGGCGTCAACGACATCCTGCGCAACCCCCAGCTCGCCGACCCGAACAGCATCATCACCGGCCTGCGCACCCTCGTCCGCGACGCCCACGCCCGCGGCCTGAAGGTCATCGGCGCCACACTGACGCCCTTCCAGGGCCACCGCGGCTACACCCCGGCCCGGGAGGCGGTACGCCGGCAGGTCAACGCGCAGATACGTTCCAGTGGCGTGTACGACGCGGTCGTCGACTTCGACAAGGCACTCCGCGACCCCTACGACCCACGCCGCCTCCGCCCCGACTACGACTCCGGCGACCACATCCACCCCAGCGACCGGGGCTACAGCAGGATGGCCGAGGTGTTCGACCTGAGCATGCTCAACGGCGCGGGACAGGCGGAGCTGTAG
- a CDS encoding glycoside hydrolase — protein MIRRRTLLAAAGGGLLGSALATGTARADATIAVNPSTTYGTWEGWGTSLAWWANVFGARDDFADIFFTTKSTTYNGTTLPGLGLNIARYNLGGCSWNSVGGASMTASPNIPSFKQIEGYWQDWTNEDPTSSSWKWTADATQRAMLQKAAQRGATTELFANSPMWWMCLNHNPSGASDGGNNLQSWNYRQHASHLASVAQYAKQNWGVTFSTVEAFNEPSSSWWTATGTQEGCHMDATVQAAVLPYLRSELDKRSLTATKISASDETSYDLARTTWNSFSSTTKGYVDRVNVHGYQGSGGRRDLLYTDVVTTAGKGLWNSETGDSDATGLTLAGNLLYDFRWLHPTAWVYWQVMDPSAGWATITYDASTLQPGAIQTKYYALAQFTRHIRPGMTILDTGVSYAAAALDKSAKRLVIVAANTASSATTLTFDLSRFSSVTGGSGGLIPRWNTVTTGGADLYTPHTDTYLSGKTVSASFAPKSIQTLQVDGVTV, from the coding sequence ATGATCCGACGCAGAACACTGTTGGCAGCAGCGGGCGGCGGCCTCCTGGGCAGCGCCCTGGCCACGGGCACGGCACGGGCGGACGCGACGATTGCGGTCAACCCGTCCACCACGTACGGCACTTGGGAGGGCTGGGGCACCTCGCTGGCCTGGTGGGCGAACGTCTTCGGCGCGAGGGACGACTTCGCGGACATCTTCTTCACCACGAAATCAACGACGTACAACGGCACGACACTCCCCGGCCTGGGCCTGAACATAGCCCGCTACAACCTGGGCGGATGCAGCTGGAACAGCGTGGGCGGCGCGTCGATGACCGCCTCCCCCAACATCCCGTCGTTCAAGCAGATCGAGGGCTACTGGCAGGACTGGACGAACGAGGACCCGACCTCCTCGTCCTGGAAGTGGACCGCGGACGCGACGCAGCGCGCGATGCTGCAGAAGGCGGCCCAACGCGGCGCGACCACCGAGCTGTTCGCCAACTCCCCGATGTGGTGGATGTGCCTGAACCACAACCCGTCGGGCGCGTCGGACGGCGGCAACAACCTCCAGTCCTGGAACTACCGCCAGCACGCCTCCCACCTGGCGTCGGTGGCCCAGTACGCGAAGCAGAACTGGGGAGTGACGTTCTCGACGGTGGAGGCCTTCAACGAGCCGTCGTCGTCCTGGTGGACGGCGACGGGCACCCAGGAGGGCTGCCACATGGACGCGACGGTCCAGGCGGCCGTACTGCCGTACCTGAGAAGCGAGTTGGACAAACGATCCCTGACCGCGACGAAGATCTCCGCATCCGACGAAACGAGCTACGACCTGGCCCGCACGACATGGAACTCCTTCTCGTCGACGACGAAGGGCTATGTGGACCGGGTGAACGTCCACGGCTACCAGGGCTCGGGCGGCCGCCGCGACCTGCTCTACACGGACGTGGTGACGACGGCAGGCAAGGGGCTGTGGAACTCGGAAACAGGAGACAGCGACGCGACGGGCCTGACCCTGGCCGGCAACCTCCTCTACGACTTCCGCTGGCTGCACCCCACGGCCTGGGTGTACTGGCAGGTGATGGACCCGAGCGCGGGCTGGGCGACGATCACGTACGACGCCTCGACGCTCCAGCCGGGCGCAATACAGACCAAGTACTACGCACTGGCCCAATTCACCCGCCACATCCGCCCGGGAATGACGATCCTGGACACGGGGGTGAGCTACGCGGCCGCAGCACTGGACAAGTCGGCGAAGCGCCTGGTGATAGTGGCGGCCAACACCGCGTCGTCGGCCACGACCCTGACCTTCGACCTGTCCCGCTTCTCGTCGGTGACCGGCGGCTCGGGGGGCCTGATCCCCCGCTGGAACACGGTGACGACGGGCGGAGCGGACCTCTACACACCGCACACGGACACCTACCTGTCGGGCAAGACGGTGTCGGCGTCGTTCGCACCGAAGTCGATCCAGACGCTGCAGGTGGACGGAGTGACGGTGTGA
- a CDS encoding DUF6879 family protein — protein sequence MDGDEWKAYFRDFKRSAFRLEAHQTYTMPGEAESFRTFLAGEPMPEGFNEPWHQTIRGHAAAGRTMTRAKIVRRPLTPYSRYLFAWATPGNIAAGEDYHIVDLTDQPNPGLPEQDFWMFDETIVVHLNYRPDGTQINRELIQDPDIGKYLAWRELAVESAMPFSAYRT from the coding sequence ATGGACGGCGACGAGTGGAAGGCGTACTTCCGCGACTTCAAGCGTTCCGCCTTCCGGCTCGAAGCGCACCAGACATACACGATGCCTGGCGAGGCTGAGTCCTTCCGCACCTTCCTGGCGGGCGAGCCCATGCCGGAGGGCTTCAATGAGCCCTGGCATCAGACGATCAGGGGACACGCGGCGGCGGGACGGACGATGACGCGAGCCAAGATCGTGCGTCGGCCACTCACGCCGTACAGCCGCTACCTCTTCGCCTGGGCCACCCCCGGGAACATTGCGGCTGGGGAGGACTACCACATCGTCGATCTGACCGACCAGCCGAATCCGGGGCTGCCGGAACAGGACTTCTGGATGTTCGACGAGACGATCGTCGTTCACCTCAACTATCGCCCTGACGGAACCCAGATCAATCGGGAACTGATCCAAGACCCGGACATCGGCAAGTATCTCGCGTGGCGAGAGCTCGCAGTAGAAAGCGCCATGCCGTTCAGTGCCTATCGAACTTGA
- a CDS encoding IS256 family transposase, translated as MTAPDSLPLHALAEDNLAAASPDLLRAMVKTFADALMSAEADALCNAEYGQVSDERVNHRNGYRPREWDTRAGTIELAIPKLRSGSYFPHWLLERRRRAEQALISVVATAYLLGVSTRRVEKLAESLGVTQLSKSQVSAMAKHLDEQVTAFRNRPLDAGPYAFVWVDALTQKVREGGRIINVHALIAVGVNADGHREILGLDVATAEDGAGWLAFLRSLIARGLSGVQLVISDAHMGLVNAIGATLPGASWQRCRTHYARALLSQVPKSAQPWVATLLRTVFEQPDTDAVQAQMRNVLDALEAKFPKAAAHLDAAQGDVLAFTAFPREIWRQIWSNNPQERLNKEIRRRTDVVGIFPDRTALIRLVGAVLAEQNDEWTEARRYMGLDLLAKARLHPIESETGDTVLPTELTA; from the coding sequence ATGACCGCACCCGACAGTCTGCCCCTGCACGCCCTCGCCGAGGACAACCTCGCCGCGGCGAGTCCCGATCTGCTGCGCGCGATGGTCAAGACGTTCGCCGACGCACTCATGTCCGCGGAGGCGGATGCCCTCTGCAATGCCGAATACGGCCAGGTCAGCGACGAGAGAGTCAACCACCGCAACGGCTACCGCCCGCGCGAGTGGGACACGAGGGCGGGCACGATCGAACTGGCCATCCCCAAGCTGCGCAGCGGGAGTTACTTCCCGCACTGGCTGCTGGAACGCAGGCGGCGGGCCGAGCAGGCCCTCATCAGCGTGGTCGCCACCGCCTACCTGCTCGGTGTCTCGACCCGCCGAGTGGAAAAGCTCGCCGAGAGCCTCGGCGTCACCCAGCTATCGAAGTCCCAGGTCAGCGCCATGGCCAAGCACCTGGACGAACAGGTCACAGCCTTCCGTAACCGCCCCCTGGACGCCGGCCCCTACGCGTTCGTCTGGGTGGACGCACTCACGCAGAAAGTCCGCGAGGGCGGCCGCATCATCAACGTCCACGCACTGATCGCGGTCGGCGTAAATGCCGACGGGCACCGCGAGATCCTCGGCCTGGACGTGGCCACCGCCGAGGACGGCGCCGGCTGGCTGGCCTTCCTGCGCTCGCTGATCGCCCGCGGCCTGTCCGGCGTCCAACTGGTCATCTCCGACGCGCACATGGGCCTGGTCAACGCAATCGGCGCGACTCTGCCCGGCGCGAGCTGGCAGCGATGTCGTACTCACTACGCCCGCGCGCTGCTGAGCCAGGTGCCCAAGTCGGCCCAGCCGTGGGTGGCCACGCTGCTGCGGACCGTCTTCGAACAGCCTGACACCGATGCCGTCCAGGCCCAGATGCGGAACGTCCTCGATGCCCTGGAAGCCAAGTTCCCCAAAGCCGCGGCCCACTTGGACGCCGCTCAGGGCGACGTCCTGGCGTTCACCGCATTCCCGCGCGAGATCTGGCGGCAGATCTGGTCGAACAATCCGCAGGAACGGCTCAACAAGGAGATCCGCCGCCGCACCGACGTGGTCGGCATCTTCCCCGACCGCACGGCCCTGATCCGCCTGGTCGGCGCGGTGCTGGCCGAGCAGAACGACGAGTGGACCGAGGCCCGCCGCTACATGGGACTCGACCTGCTCGCCAAGGCCCGCCTCCACCCGATCGAGTCAGAAACCGGCGACACCGTCCTCCCGACCGAACTCACCGCATAG
- the rdgB gene encoding RdgB/HAM1 family non-canonical purine NTP pyrophosphatase: MTRLILATRNAGKITELRAILADAGLPHELVGADAYPDIPDVKETGVTFAENALLKAHALAQATGLPAVADDSGLCVDVLNGAPGIFSARWAGKHGDDKANLDLLLAQLSDITDDHRGAHFACAAALALPDGRERVVEGQLRGVLRHAPAGTNGFGYDPILQPEGDTRTCAELSPEEKNAISHRGKAFRALVPVVRELLG; encoded by the coding sequence ATGACCCGCTTGATCCTCGCCACCCGCAACGCCGGAAAGATCACCGAGCTGAGGGCCATCCTGGCCGACGCCGGCCTCCCCCACGAACTCGTCGGCGCCGACGCCTACCCCGACATCCCGGACGTCAAGGAAACCGGCGTCACCTTCGCCGAGAACGCGCTGCTGAAGGCACACGCGCTTGCACAGGCCACGGGCCTGCCGGCCGTCGCCGACGACTCCGGCCTCTGCGTCGACGTCCTGAACGGCGCCCCCGGCATCTTCTCCGCCCGCTGGGCGGGCAAGCACGGCGACGACAAAGCCAACCTGGACCTCCTGCTGGCCCAGCTCTCCGACATCACGGACGACCACCGCGGAGCCCACTTCGCCTGCGCGGCGGCCCTGGCGCTGCCGGACGGACGGGAGCGGGTGGTCGAGGGGCAGCTGCGGGGCGTACTGCGGCACGCCCCGGCGGGCACGAACGGCTTCGGTTACGACCCGATCCTGCAGCCGGAGGGCGACACCCGGACCTGCGCCGAGCTGAGCCCGGAGGAGAAGAACGCGATCAGCCATCGGGGGAAGGCGTTCCGGGCTTTGGTGCCGGTGGTTCGGGAGTTGCTGGGCTGA